From the Populus nigra chromosome 13, ddPopNigr1.1, whole genome shotgun sequence genome, the window ATGAACTTGTACAAACATCAATCAGCATCACTATTCTTCTTCTGATGCCACAATTAGACAAAACAAAACCACTAGCACCGACTGATCCTGTGTTGAAATTGCTCTTTGATGCTGCTTGTTTAGGACGAAGTATGGTTCAAGCTAAGCTGCATTATTGGGTGAGGAAATTAAGATTAAGATAGGATAAAACAAGGTGAAATCGTAGTtattaatcaataatatttttttaaaaaaattaatccccAAATGGACATGATAACTATGGTAAAAACCACGGTAGACTGAAAAACTTTCTCCTGAATTAACCTAATGGTCAAAGAGTTGGTTCGAAGAAATTCCTCCTCTCAATTCTAAAAATGAAGAATGGTTGGACACCAATTTGAGAGGCTTCTCATGCTTGATGTCATCCGGTCCACACCTACCAAGAGTGACTCCATGTCGGTCACATGTGATTCTATATGTGCGTGTGAGTTCTATTTTCACTACATAGGTAAATTTGgtcataaaattattgttttttaagaatgAAATGGAAAAGTGCAAGACTGCTCTAAAATtacagagagaaagaaaataatgacaGTGTCGTTCCCTGTGAGAAAGGCATTGTGCAATTGGGGCATTTTGCTCCAGAAACGAGAGCAGGAAAAAAAGGGGTAATGTCCATCAAATTTCACTTCAACTCTTATCTTAACTTTTAatctatcaaaaaagaaaaagaaatttaattatctCTAATTTAACTCAAGATTTCAGTAGCTTCTGACTATTACAACATCTAATGGAGGATCTCcttgtgaatttattttaattaagaactTCTTTTTGAAATCTTATTACCATATgaattttgtaaagaaaatatgAGAGGAGAAGAGGATGGAGTGAAACAAAAGAATGGAAAGGTGCCCccttttgtttgtgtttttgatttggtccttattggattttttctatttagcttTCAACTCGTCTATGATTATCAAATGAAGGCAGCAACAAAGCAAGAAACAAATGAAATGGCTACTTTCAAACTCCCTAAAACCCACCTCTCTCCTCCAAAAACCCTCTGCGCCTTCTCCACTTGGTACTCACCACCCCCCCAACCCCCACCAAGACAGTCGGCGCCGCCTTCACGCCATGAATCTCCAATTCTCACAACGATCTCTGaagcaataaaaaacattgaaactAAACCACTTCACATTTCTCTCAAAAACATCCTACCTTCATTCAAAGCCCATCACTTTATTTGCCTCGTTAACCAAAATCCTTACTTTCTACCTCCAAAAtccctcctttctttctttgactTTCTATCTTCATACCCTACTTTTAGCCACACAGTTCAGTCTTATTGCAGTATGGTTCACTTCCTCATTGCACATCGAATGAACCAACAAGCTGAGTCTTTGCTTCATTTTGTTGTTTCACGTAAAGGGAAAGGATCAGCTTCTTCCGTTTTTGCTTCAATTCTTGAAACTAAAGGTACCCTTTcgtcaagttttgtttttgatgcttTAATGAGTGTGTATACTGAATTTGGTTACGTGTCTGATGCTATTCAGTGTTTTAGATTGACAAAGAAGCATAATTTGAAAATCCCATTTAATGGTTGCAAGTGTTTGCTTGAAAGAATGATTAAAATGAGCTCTCCTATGGTAGCTTTGGAGTTTTATCTGGAGATCTTGGATTCTGGGTATCCACCAAGTGTGTAtacttttaatgttttaatgaaTAGATTGTGTAAAGAAGGTAAAGTTAAGGATGCTCAATTGATTTTTGATGAAATTCGGAAGACAGGTCTGCAGCCCACTGCTGTTAGTTTTAATACTTTGATTAATGGTTATTGTAAATCAGGAAATTTAGAGGAGGGTTTTAGGTTGAAGATGGTAATGGAGGAGTTTAGGGTTTTCCCTGATGTTTTTACTTATAGTGCTTTGATTGATGGGTTGTGTAAGGAGTGTCAGTTGGATGATGCGAATCATTTGTTTAAGGAAATGTGTGATAGAGGGCTGGTTCCTAATGATGTCACTTTTACCACATTGATTAATGGGCAGTGCAAGAGTGGGAGAGTTGATTTGGCCTTGGAAATTTATCAGCAAATGTTTACTAAAGGTTTGAAAGCTGATTTGGTCTTGTACAATACACTCATCGATGGCCTTTGTAAGGGTGGATATTTTAGGGAAGCAAGGAAGTTTGTTGGCGAGATGACTAAGAGAGGTTTGATACCTGATAAATTTACGTACACTACACTTCTAGATGGTAGTTGCAAGGAGGGAGATTTAGAATTGGCTTTGGAGATGAGGAAGGAAATGGTAAAAGAAGGTATTCAGCTGGATAATGTAGCCTTCACAGCCATTATTTCTGGATTGTGTAGAGATGGAAAGATAGTAGATGCAGAGAGAACATTGAGTGAGATGTTGAGAGCGGGTTTGAAACCAGATGATGGTACATATACCATGGTCATGGATGGGTTCTGTAAGAAGGGTGATGTGAAGATGGGATTTAAGTTGCTCAAAGAGATGCAGAGCGATGGACATATACCAGGAGTGATCACTTACAATGTGCTTATGAATGGACTCTGCAAGCAAGGCCAGGTGAAAAATGCTGATATGCTTTTGAATGCAATGCTCAATTTGGGTGTAGTTCCAGATGACATTACTTACAACATTTTATTACAAGGGCATTGCAAACATGGGAAACTAGGAGACTTCCAAAATGTCAAGACTGAAATGGGGCTTGTTTCTGACTATGCATCTTATAGATCACTACTCAATGAGTTGAGCAAAGCTTCTAAAGATCGTCAAAAGAGATGATTTCTGACGGTTGCATATTTCATGTACAGACCTTTGATAGTTGATAAACTTAGATTTGATCTCTCAGTTGATCAGAGCGAAGGTATGATCTTTTAGCAAACTGGCTAATTGATTTACTTGACTTTAGATTTCTGGACGCAAAACACAGAGTTTATAGCACTTGTAACCTACTGTCATATGTCAAGGATTTAACTGTATAAATACATACCTTGTAACAAGTAGAACGATtcttttatccaaaaataaaataaataattagaaaaaccaGGATCTTTAAAGTTTTCTTGTCAGCAAGAGTAGCATAGCTTTTAATGGGGGTATCTGCCATGTACTGTTTGTTCACTTCTTTCTGTCCTCCCTTGCTCTgtctttaatttcaatttatgaCCATTTTTTAATGAAGGGAATGCAATGTCTAGTGGATTATGCTGTATACTGCATCAATTCTTCACCATACCATAACCATCTTTTGAGACCGTAGTTCTTGTTGCAGTTACTGCATGCTATAAACTTTTAAGAAGCTTATCCTTGACTCTACTAACCCAACTAATCTGGTTTAAGTCCATAAATAGTAGAGTCAGCTGATCATCTTAGTTGctacaattaataaaaaaaacttactgcTGGTCTATGAACTGATCGTTTAAGTTTTGttgattcatttatttattgtgtCATGCCTCTCACAAAGTACTGCTCTTTGTAGCCGATCATAGTTTCATCTACTCTTACTTGAAACATCTCTTAAACATTGTTTTTGCAAATGCAACAATTACTTGCTACTATAAGAATGCCATTTGTTTTCAAAGCATTGTTGAAGAGCTCATTCTGTGAGCATAGGTGTAAACTTGATCTTGGGCTTAAGTTGGTTTTATGAATGAAATCACTTATATGTCCTTGATCCTTGTGAAGTGTTTGAAATCCTTAGCTTCAAGATACTTTGTAAACTTTTTGCTAAATGTTGTCTGTATTTTGCCGGTTGGATTCACTTAGATTGTCGCCTGAAGGCATATAATATGATTGAACTTCAAATCTCTACTACAAGAACAAAATTTAGTTTCGAAATTTTAGTAATGATTTATTGGTGaattgttctctttttttttggtataatagGAAAAGAAGCTAGACTAGCTCCTCAAGAAACGAACACCACAGAATCACCATGTAATGCTTGCAGAACTCGCAAGTAAGAGAAGACTTTAGGGAGAGAGACTACTAGCTCATTAATATCAGAATCAGAGGACCTAAATTTGAAGTTCAGACCATTCAACAAAGGAATCAGAACCAGAGGCACCCAACTTTGCCATGATGTCACCACAGCTTTTCCCCTCTCCAAGAACGAGTAATTTTGCAGGGCCAGGTGCTGTTAAGCAGCTCATTAATATCAGCAACTAGAGCATTGTATGGATGAAATAAAGAATTGCCCTCCCTGACCATACGAAAGGCTTCCTGAGAGTCAACTTTAAGAATCATATTTCTAAATCCCAAGCTCCCAAGCATGATGTAAAATTGTAAACCTTGCTGCATAGCTTGAAGTTCAGTTCAATTCAGCCACCAAAACCTGAATAAATTATCCATACAAGAATATTTTGTATCAgagaattatattatttttttaataattagccCATAAGtagaaaatttccaaaaaaaatttgaatggtgACAGTAGATATATACATGTTGTTTTTCAACTATATTCATATCATATTTCATAagtttttaacaataaatttaaatatttatattatatttgtcggatatctattatttaaaaattatttattattctatatatataatttcatcatatgtttttttatcctatttatATGTCCAcaacattaatattatatataatttttataatttaatcatggACTGATttggattggattggattgTAGATCGGATAATATTTATATCGTAGTAATGATATTTATCGGATTTGAAAGGAAAAGCGTCGTTTCTTGTTATAGAGCACGGGTAGGTAGTTTTTGAACAGTGAAAAGCAACCACGAATCAGTTTCAGTCGACCAAGACAAGGCAAGAAgccaaaaacaagaagaatcaAAGAGACAAGGGAGAAGAGAATGCAAGAAATGGGGAAGCAGCAAGCTCTAATTTTGATCCAGAAAATGGTGAAAGTCCCTCCTCTTCAAGCCTTATCACTCTTCAACTCCTCGATTCAACAAGGCTTCCAACACACTCACCACTCCATTTCTTTCCTTCTCCAACACCTTCTTGACCATCACAAACTTCCCCATGCACAATCTCTCCTCCTCCAAGTACTTTCCAACAAGATCTCCTCTCCCTTTTTCACTGTCCCATCTCTTCTCCACCATTTAACACAGAACCAGAACCAGAACCAGAACCCATCAATGACTACTGCTCTCCTCTATGAATCAATCATCAATGCCCATCTTAAATCTCAATTACTAGATAAAGCTCTCATCTTTTTCAATGAAATGGTTGATAAAGGCCTCGTCTTTCGACCTAACATATTTAATAGTCTCTTGGGCTCTCTTGTGAgattaaattgttttgagaAAGCTTGGTTGGTTTTTAATGAATTGAAAGAGAGGGTTAAGTTTGATGTCTATAGTTTTGGAATAATGATCAAGGGTTGTTGTGAAAATGGTAATTTGGATAAAAGTTTTCAACTTTTGGGTCTATTACAGGACATGGGTCTTTCTCCTAATGTTGTCATATACACTACTTTGATTGATGGTTGTTGTAAGAATGGTGATATTGAAAGAGCTAGGTTGTTTTTTGATAAGATGGGAGAGATGGGCTTGGTTGCTAATCAGTATACTTTTACGGTATTGATTAATGGGTTGTTTAAGAAAGGACTTAAGAAAGatggttttgatttgtttgagAAGATGAAGATTAATGGGCTGTTTCCCAATTTGTATACGTATAATTGTTTGATGAATGAGTATTGCAGTGAAGGAAAAATATGCAGAGCTTTTGacttgtttgatgaaatgcGTGAGAGAGGTGTAGAAGCAAATGTTGTCACGTATAATACTTTGATCGGTGGCATGTGTAGAGAGGAGAGGGTTTGGGAGGCTGAGAAGTTGGTGGATCAAATGAAGAAAGCTGCTGTTAGTCCTAATTTAATCACATATAACACATTAATAGGTGGATTTTGTGATGTTGGGAATTTGGATAAGGCTTCAAGTTTACTAGATCAATTAAAGTCAAATGGTCTGTCTCCATCTTTGGTGACCTACAATATTCTCATTGAAGGTTATTCCAAGGCTGGAAATTGGAAAGGAGTTGCTGATTTAGCAAGGGAGATGGAGGGGAGAGGCATTTCTCCTTCTAAAGTGACATGTACAGTTTTAATTGATGCTTATGTTCGATTGCAAGAAATGGAGAaagcatttcaaatttattccTCTATGGAGAAGTTTGGTTTGGTTCCTGATGTCTACGTCTATGGTGTGCTAATACATGGTTTGTGCATGAAAGGTAACATGAAAGAATCTTCAAAACTGTTTAGATCAATGGGTGAAATGCACGTGGAACCAAGTGACGTGATATACAATACAATGATCCATGGTTACTGCAAAGAGGATAACTCCTATAGGGCTTTAAGGTTGCTTAGAGAAATGGAAGCTAAGGGGTTGGTTCCAAATGTGGCTAGCTACAGTTCTATCATTGGAGTTCTATGCAAGGATGGGAAATGGGAAGAAGCTGAGGTTTTATTAGACAAGATGATAGAATTGCAACTAAAACCGTCAGCTTCCATCTTAAACATGATCTCCAAAGCCAAAAATTTTACAGAATTGAAGATTTAAAGGACTCATGGCATGAAGTGGCAAAGCAGAATTCCGTGAAAGATGGAGCCTTTGAGATAATGGTAATATTGGTAAAAGAATCCGCAAAGATTTGAAACACACACCCACATTTTGGGACAGACTAGCAGAGACTGCATGACACTCTGTGTGGGAGAGGGCACTGAAAACGATCCAATCCTGTTGTATAGAAACTAATATCAGCAGTTTCGTATGAatgaatcaagtttttttagcaTGGTAAGGCATCtaatattttacttatttgatcttttcaatttcacataGAAATTTGTTCAAAAAAATCACACAGAGATGGAAAATCACACATTCATGTTTTGAGTATCCCCTAGTTCTTCATTGCAAAACATTACTTTTTATGGAAATATATAGTTATGTCCAAAGCATTTACCTTAACAACTAGTTTCAGTATAATGTTAGGACAGacaataaaaagagaataaataaacatacaGTTGTTGCAAGTTCTTGATCCGACCCAACTTTGGGGCAAGAAATCCCCTTCAAAAAATACCTGGATATGTTTCTGCAAAAATATaactccaacaaaaaaaaatggttataacTTGATTCACTGATAAATGCACCTTATATGTACACCATGTGCTAGGATCTAACTAGAGAAAGACTAACATATATAATACTGAGTTTTGATAGAAAATTTTGATGTATCATATCTTACATCTTTAATACATGGTCTCGAGCAAAGGAGCTGGAAATGCCAGACCAACTGCAAGGATCTTCATCTGAGACATCCCAATTGAACAAAACCATACCTGGGCCTTCATATATAGctttctttgaattttgttaGTACCCAAACTTTTCAGAAGTCTATAAATTCCATTTTGTGAAAAGTACAAGACTGCCAAAAGTTTTCCAGGTCACTAAATTTCATTGAGTACATTACTTTTAACACTGGAATTCAGATCACATAACTTCCAATCCTACTCATGCTATTTGATCACCATGTAATTGTAGGAAGGATAGCAGATTGAACCTACTTggaatcttgaatttttttaattgattacaCAATAAATCACACCACTTAATGTAGCCTAATGACACTAGTTAGCTCAGCTTAGAACTATAATAACAATGGATAAAGAATCAAGAATATCTGAGTACTAAAGTGATAAAGCAAATACCTTCATCTTTAGCGAAGGATCAGTCACAGGTCGCAAAAAGAATTAGAGAGCAACACAAACAAGTTGCAGTGCTGCATATGGTTTTTATTTCCTCTGATTTTCTTCTCTATTATCTCTACCAGCTGCTACCTGCAATCAGATTCTGCAATATGGGTGCAAAAATGAGCCTGCTAGCATCACAGGTATGATCATGAACTCAATCCACTATTTTCTCTTTTGCACAGGATTCTATATACATCATGCGTACTTCTTTGTTTTCATATCTATTTGTTACATAATCAGGGGTTCACCCTGTCCCTTGTCGTGATAATTTTCTCAGAAGTCCTGTCCCTACATATGGTAAGTTGATGGCTGTGTGTGTTTATGCAATTCATTTAATGTAATTACATGGGCAGATTTTGCTTGCAGCTCTTATTAAATGGAAATTTGGAACATCTGGAGACGTGACTTAAATGTCACATTGGTATGCAGGTATAGTTGTGGCATGTATCTGATACTTTGTTCCTGCTTTCGCAGTGCCAAGTGAGATCCGGTCAGCTGAGCAAAGCATCGCACTCTCAGTTAACATGCTTTTCGCCTTCTTAATTGTTCAATTGTTTCTTCCTATGGGTTAACATGTTTTTCGCCTTCTCTATTGCTCAATTGTTTCTTCATGAAATGTGGCTTGTTCATCTTCTTTGCGAGTTTCGTGGCAATTATGACTTCTTCATTTATTCCTTTCTTGCCTGAAAGGAAGCACGTACCAATTGAAGAGATGTATAAAGTGTGGAAACAACATTTGTTTTGGAGGAAATCCATGTCTGTAGATGATCACCGAGCAAATGCCACCTCCTATGGAGAACCATACTTCAGGCATCCAACCGGAAGGCATTTTGTGTTAAAGCTTCAGAGTAGTCGTTTTCTCCAACTCGAAACATGTTAACTGCCGTggagagtaatttttttttaaaaaaaaaatgtcatattaaTTTGTTCATGTCATTTTTGTAATATAATTGACGTGTTGTTAAATTTTCATGTCATATTAAATGTGAAAAGATTCATATTATGattataattcattaaattgattatttggaagaaaaaaaattaataatttataataaaatcattgattggtccatgatttttaatataatttattaaactgatgatttatataaatttaataataataaattcataggTTTTGCTGTTAAAagtaattgaaaaatacttaaaaagtcattgatttggtttatttaaacaaaacaaaattgaaaatactttatatttttgacatcCTCTGTCACCGGCTCTGGTTCCCATCTTGAGCACCGCACCCAGCCACCCACCACCAGCAATGGCATTGCATCGGATTCAGTTATAACTTCTAATTGAGCCAAAGTTACAGCAAAACGCACGGCGTCCCAACGCCTCTCCTTGAGTAGGAGAGCTTCATATACCTGTCATCCACAGCCAAACCTGCCCAATTCCTACAGTGCCGGaaaatctctctctccctcctcaGGGGAGCTTCCAGGAAAGGACCGCTGCTCCTCTGCATACACGCTTAATATAATTCCCAACAAATAGAGATACAGCCGCCTTCCTATCTACTGCTCTTTATATGGTATGCACAAAATAAATACGAAGCCTCCAAATAaaccaatattttaattttgactatATCATAGAGAGACATTATTCTAAATTACTAGATTTGTCATAAATGCATGCTCGAAGACCCGACTCGGCCTCAGACATAGCCCAATCAACACGTGAAACTCTACCTGACTCGGGTAAAGTTTCGAATCGATAAATTGCTGGTTCGTTTTATGGTAGAACACAGATGATCTAccattctctaaaaaaaaagaaatccaatgaCGTACCATAGCCAGCCAGGAAATGATCTACCGTTCACTTTCTACAATTTTAGGTCGCCATTTCCATAGAAACAGATTGATTTTGAAACACATGATATTCCTTTCTAGTTCTAGCATTAACAGACCATAGCGTATAGCATGATAGTCAGTATCTGTAaccaaatttattattgttcCCTT encodes:
- the LOC133670833 gene encoding putative pentatricopeptide repeat-containing protein At5g59900 — translated: MRGEEDGVKQKNGKVPPFVCVFDLVLIGFFLFSFQLVYDYQMKAATKQETNEMATFKLPKTHLSPPKTLCAFSTWYSPPPQPPPRQSAPPSRHESPILTTISEAIKNIETKPLHISLKNILPSFKAHHFICLVNQNPYFLPPKSLLSFFDFLSSYPTFSHTVQSYCSMVHFLIAHRMNQQAESLLHFVVSRKGKGSASSVFASILETKGTLSSSFVFDALMSVYTEFGYVSDAIQCFRLTKKHNLKIPFNGCKCLLERMIKMSSPMVALEFYLEILDSGYPPSVYTFNVLMNRLCKEGKVKDAQLIFDEIRKTGLQPTAVSFNTLINGYCKSGNLEEGFRLKMVMEEFRVFPDVFTYSALIDGLCKECQLDDANHLFKEMCDRGLVPNDVTFTTLINGQCKSGRVDLALEIYQQMFTKGLKADLVLYNTLIDGLCKGGYFREARKFVGEMTKRGLIPDKFTYTTLLDGSCKEGDLELALEMRKEMVKEGIQLDNVAFTAIISGLCRDGKIVDAERTLSEMLRAGLKPDDGTYTMVMDGFCKKGDVKMGFKLLKEMQSDGHIPGVITYNVLMNGLCKQGQVKNADMLLNAMLNLGVVPDDITYNILLQGHCKHGKLGDFQNVKTEMGLVSDYASYRSLLNELSKASKDRQKRFLNSEKQPRISFSRPRQGKKPKTRRIKETREKRMQEMGKQQALILIQKMVKVPPLQALSLFNSSIQQGFQHTHHSISFLLQHLLDHHKLPHAQSLLLQVLSNKISSPFFTVPSLLHHLTQNQNQNQNPSMTTALLYESIINAHLKSQLLDKALIFFNEMVDKGLVFRPNIFNSLLGSLVRLNCFEKAWLVFNELKERVKFDVYSFGIMIKGCCENGNLDKSFQLLGLLQDMGLSPNVVIYTTLIDGCCKNGDIERARLFFDKMGEMGLVANQYTFTVLINGLFKKGLKKDGFDLFEKMKINGLFPNLYTYNCLMNEYCSEGKICRAFDLFDEMRERGVEANVVTYNTLIGGMCREERVWEAEKLVDQMKKAAVSPNLITYNTLIGGFCDVGNLDKASSLLDQLKSNGLSPSLVTYNILIEGYSKAGNWKGVADLAREMEGRGISPSKVTCTVLIDAYVRLQEMEKAFQIYSSMEKFGLVPDVYVYGVLIHGLCMKGNMKESSKLFRSMGEMHVEPSDVIYNTMIHGYCKEDNSYRALRLLREMEAKGLVPNVASYSSIIGVLCKDGKWEEAEVLLDKMIELQLKPSASILNMISKAKNFTELKI